The DNA sequence AACTGAAGATAAGTGTTGGAAGTGAATAgttgcacagagagaagacgcgACCAACATAGAGGAAgacctacacacacgcacacacatcggTCAACACAGATTTAAGTACAGGAAAGCGATACGAAAATGAGGGAACGGGGCAATCCAgccagaggggggggggcgagaagAACCAGCAAGAAGAAACGTAAGTCGGGTAGCCAGAGAGAGCCGCGGGGAGGAGAGACCGCACAGGGGAGGGTGTCAACCATCGGTTACTGCTAcacgcacagaaaaaaaaacgtgccTACATCTTTGTTCGCTTCTCCCCCGTCGTCCCGTTGTCCActgtctcctccctcacaccTCATCGCTTTTCCGGTGCCGTTGACTAGTGCGTTACCGTCGGTTTCTCTTGTGAGGCACACGTCGGGTGCACGCGGGCCCACACGATTGCTGGAGACGCATTCGTCCTTCGGCGCTCGTCCCTCTAAGTGAGAAAGAACACGCCCGCAATGATGAAGAGCGCCACGATAATGAGCaacttcagctgctgctggattTGGATAAGTAGGGATTCGTTCCCGCTCTTCACGCCAACCATCGCGGTGGTAGCACTGCTCCGTTCGCCTGTGGCCTTTTGGGTCACGAAAACCTTGCGCTCACTCGGCTCGAGATCGCCAATGGCATATGTGCTCATCATTTTGTAGGCAGCGGGACTGTGCCCGTTGTCCGTAAAGGCCTGAGTCGCGTCACCACCAGCATTGCAGAGCAATATGTCGCGGCCACCGGGATGCAGGTCGAGAAATTTGGTCACATCGTATACTTTGTTGTTGATAACAAACCAAGCACCGTTGGCGGACTTCTTGGCAGCAACCTGCTCCAGGGAGATGTAGTGGCGACGCTCATTTTCAGACAGCTCGCCAACCTTGAGCTCCTCTAGCTTGTACTTGGCACCTCTGCTGTGGTTTACCGCCTCGAAAGCCTCTGTGGCATTGGTGCCGATGTGAGCGAGCAGAGGATCTCGACCTCCAGGGTGATCATCGTAGAACTTGCTCACATCGTACACGGAGTTGTTGATGATGAGCCAGCCGTTCTCCTTTACGTTGTGAGCTGCCACCTCGTCCTTGGTGTAGAAGGTGGGCATTGATGTCGCTCAACTGCTCGGGCAATGTGCCGGGTAGAAAGAAGGCAAAGTACAAGGGAGGAAGGCAGGCCACTGGCTGTCCGCCACTGTGTAGGCTGCTGtacggctgctgccgtgtgGGCTTGTGGGGGAGTGGTATCGGCGCTCGATGTTCAGGTGCGTATTATCAATGAAGCCACGAAACGTTGGCACGAGCGCGAAGTGCTACGAGTGAGCTGAGGCAGgacgcggaggtggggggaggaagcaGGGGCTGTGGAATATGCAAAACAGAGACAGTAGAGAGTTGCAAGCGCATAAAGTGAACGCGGCTGTGcgactcccctctctccttccgcaAAGCTGGAATGCAAGTGCAAAGAATATCCCCAAGGGAAAGGCTGAAAACGCGATGAGTGGCGTACTTCTCTCTAAGCGACTGAATCTCGCTCCTCGGACGAACAGCCTAGCAGGCTGGACACGGGAGTACGAAaaaggggtggtggcggcctTCGCGTACGATTGCAGCGCTTCCGCACACTgcgttgttttctcttttctttctccctctgtgtgttgGGCTACACGTCCCACTGCTGGGCAACCAACTGGAAGGTCTCCCTGTACACGAGCGCACCAAACTGAAACGTCATGTCAAAGCCGCTTCCGCCATCCGTGCCcagcagcgagagacacctctctccctcgatGGCACAGTTTACGTACACTGTCGCCTGAGTGCCAAGCTGCTTTGCAATGCCACGCACCAGTCGCTGGCTGAGGCTCGTTGAAAACGCAGATTGCACGCTGCTGTTCGCTCCAGCTGACGTGTCCTGTTGACGAGTCGCCTCGTATTCCATCAACAGCGATGAAGAAATGCTGCCGCGGCCATCGTCCCTGCTGAGCTGGAGTCCaacagcgacgctgcaggtCCCAAGTCGGGGCACGTACTGGCTCGTGGGGCTCTCCGAGATGTGCACCCAGAAGAAGCGAGTGCCGAACGCGATCACTTCGATAAAGACGTTTGTGACGAACACCAGCTCCATCGGTGCGCTGGCGCGATCAGCGCGCATCTCTGCCCCCTTGCTGCCCTCATTCGCCTGGTAGTAAAagggcacacgcacagcaacGGTGTTCGGGGCAGGCATCGATAGGGGAGTGAGCATAAAGGGAATCAGAAAGGTGCACGCCCAGGAGAcagaaagtgagagagagagagagagaggggggtgggacGGCGTAGGTGCGCCCAAacgggtggggggggggggaatgtgGAGGCGGTGTTCGTTGctggtgcaggtgtgtgcggGCTGCAGGAATGGCAGCGGAGGACGGAGTGCGGCTGTGGAGGTGAAGTGAAAAggcacaagaaaaagagaagcggcacGGGCTGGGTGAGGGGCAGGGTAGAAGACAGCGATGGGGCCTATCACATTGTAAGCCATGCCGCGGCAAACTCGTCGGCCCAAAGGTGATTCATCCTGCCGCAATGGAAACACACAAATAGCGCTTTGCAGTCGCCATCACCGATGGCAGgtgaagcaaaaaaaaaaaaaaacgaaaaggggcACAAGTTGCCTGCAGCCTtctgcgctctcttctctcggcACACAACAAAGGGGGAAAGCATAACCACAACGAGCGCATAGCCGGAAAGGAGGGCgccttcacacgcacacgcacataaaGCTGAGAGTGAACTCCTGTCGCGCACAGACATGAGACGAGGCCTTTGCAGACAACAGCGGTTCGGTCACCACCGCCCCTCCTCACTGGTCTACTCCCGGGCCAAACCAAACTGTCCcatcgtcctcctcgtcggaggaggagtcgAACCCTTTCTTGCCAGCCGCTTTCAGACTCGACGAGCCCCGATGCTCCTGGTGCTGCATGAGCAAGTCGGTGACGAAGTCCGCTCCGCCACCGATGGCAGCATCACTGCTGGCGCCACGATGTGCGGATTCAGCGAGGAGGTCCGCAAACAGGGCCCCAGTGGAGAGAAGGTAAGCCTCGCGCAGGAGCTTGTGATTTGCAATTTTATCCACCTCGTGACTCACGTGGGCGAAGAACAGCCGCTCCAGTCGCTTGTCGATGGAGAGGATGCGTCGCacgcactcctcctctcgcatcAGCTCATAGTCGCAGAGCTTTCGGTAGGCAAACATCAGAACGGAGCAAAGTGCAGGGATGACAGCGTCGTACGAGGGAGAGGCTGCCGTGTACTCGAGGTGCCGCTGGTTCAGAAAAATATATTTGACTTGCGCGTCGAGGTCGGAAGATGTGGTCGTCACCGGTAGTGTCGGCACCCCATCTCGCGCCTCTGCGTCTGTTGAAGTCTGCAAGAGTGACTTGAGGCCTCGCGACACGTGCTGGCGGAACTGCCGGAGgttgcgctgcgccagcgccttGGAAGCCGCGCCGCTTGCGTAGGCGACCtcgagctccagcagcagcccgtAAAAGCACTCCACAAACTCCTCCCCGCCAATAGGGACGAGGAGAATCTCAGAGAGCGAAATGGCAAGCGCCACATAGCAAGGAAGGTAGTAGCGCGCCCAGTCTTCCGCCGAGCTACTGCGCTGTTGGATAGCCGCCGGGGCGTTAGCGATGGAAACGGTAATGAAgtccgcctctgccacgtTTGGATCGGCcgaggcgttgctgctcagAGACGGCCGCGCCCCTGTAGTACTTGCCGCGACTGCCACTGGCTTCTCTGCAGGCAGCCGAATGAGCCCCGCCTTGCTGACACCACCACGATCAGCAGGAAGGCAGGCGTCCGCAACGTTAAAGTACTTGCCTATCTCATACAAGTCGAGGTGCACTGTATTCATCCACAGCGACCCCTCTTCGCTGTGGAGCTCCTTCAAGTACTCGAGGTACTTGACACGTTTGTTGACAGCAAACTCGACGAGTGCCGTGCGACCCTCAACGCCTTTTATTTTCAAAACTTTCTTCAGCATGATTTCAGCGAGTTGCGCTTCTGCTTTAGCGAAGGCCGGAAAtcaggggggagagagggggacagTGATGCAGCAGTCGGTGCTCAGCCAGCGTAGGAAGGATGAAGGCGGTGCCAGGCGCTAAGACAccaaaaggagaagaaaacaatgCGAGGAGAGAAATCCGTCAAGGGCGAGGGAGtcccctttgcctctctcagagaggagaggcgcaggcgcctGCGCATCCCAGGCGGCACGAAGCAGAAGGCAAAGGCATGCAGACTTGCCTGGCAGCTGCGGCCTCTGGCCGGGAGCTGGTGCCACGGAGCCCGTATAGGTCGGTTTTCAAACTGCagtgcgcacctgcagctcaCCTAAGAGGTAAGCGCAAGCTCGATCCAAAGTGTATTTTACAAGCACAGAGAAACGCTGCTAGACAGCGggacagacgcacacacgctggcGTAATCGCGCACAATTTCTGTTCTGCTCGTTAGGTGGGAGGGAAGCAAACAGCGCATCGTCTTCTTGACAAGGTGTGCACGGGATGAAGCGGtccctcagcagcagccttcttgcaccccccccctccccacccgccAGGTGTGCGCGCAGTCCTcatggggggagaggtgccGGCGGCGATATCGCGGATTAtgggcacacgcacagctccATGTTTTTTTGCTTTGCGTTGGTTGTTTGGCAGtgacagcaccgctgcggtcAACTCGGCTGTCActccgcacacgcacacagagagagccgGAGGAAGACGTGGATGAGCCAAAGCAAACCAAAacgaagaacaacaacagagaaaaaggcgCTCGGCGTgcggtgggggagagagtggggcGGTGTGGCCGAGTGAGCAGCAGGGAGAGCAAAACGAAGCCGCAGagtgagaagaggaagaaaaagcaaCGCTTCTGGAAGGGGTCAGTCGCACAGCACAGAGTGTAGGAGAATACCAGAGGAGAGTGAGGCTTAAGCTGCGAAAAactcacccctccctcggCGACAATGACGGCAAAACCCCGATTCACAGACGTGGgggaagcagagaaacagCCCGGAGGCTGCGACATGAAGAAACGAGGTAAAGATTAGCCAGCCAATGCGTGTGCACGAGAGTCCTCAACAACACAATCAACCTTTCAGCTTCAGCGCAGAAGGAGCAACGCCACAGGCGAGCGAAGTCCAGACGGCAGCGAAAAGCGGAGAAAGCCGGCACAGCACATCGAAGGGTCGGAGGAGATGAGAGGACTcacgcacaggcaccgaGCCGATATTccaaggagagggaaggaaaagaaactCACGTCGCGCTCCCAGACACAGAGGAATTGCAGACGCCCGCAGGCGAAGGTGAGAAAGAGTACGGCGCACCGTGAGCTCGATGCAGCAGGGAGCCGGCTACCACAAACGGGGGCGCACAAGAtcggtggagaagagggggagggcaggcaGATGGGCCATCGCCAATGCACGCAGACACGAGAAATAGAAAAATAGCGCACTAAGCTGTCGTAGCAGCGGATAAGGGCTCAGCAAGGGAATCGCAAAGCGGACATCAGCACCACGGAAAAGCGGGGGAGAGTGGCAACGCACCGACTTTGGGGGAGACAATAGAGAACCTAAAAGACAATctgaaagagaagcagccagGGAAATTTTTTAAAAGCACGCGATCGCTCTGGCGGACTCTAGCAGGAGATCAACTGGCGCgcgtcgtgtgtgtgtgtgtctcgtGAAGTACGAATAGGGCGGATGAGTCCAAGACAAGAGTCAGAcgtgggagagggaaggggtcGTGTAGATGTCCCTAGGTGGGTCATGACCCtcgggagaagaggcgcatgTGTGAGGTCGTTGACTAGCAAGGCAAGATACTGTTCTGCAGAGGGGTCGCTTGATACCGCCAAGTGAGATTCGATCCAAAGGCTACCGCGATGGTTGAAGCCAAGAGTCGCAGTATTGACCGCCTCCGGTGTTTTCATAGGCCACTTCTTGAGCAGGGGTCCCTACCGGGACCCGCAAGCGCTGGTTAACGGATAACCGAGCCTGCGGGGGGAACGTCTTTGTGTAGTCCTCCTGCCCAGCCAGTGCCTCGCCTCAGCAGAAGGGATTCACACCTCACATAGTTTATTGTCGACTTACGCACGTCCACAGCACCTGTGAGAGGGAAATAGATATCATTAGAGATCGAACAGGGAAGCAACAACGTCAccgctccgctgccaccCGGAGTCGCGTGCAGCCCCTttgaagggggagagaaaagggggaaaggccGCGGTGCGTCGCTTTGGAAACGCCGTTTACGCTCTGTAGACGATGGAGGCGGGGCCTCGGACAAGCATGGACTCAACGCCAGAACTATTGGCCTTCGCGGAAACCAAAGCAGGCGAGGAGACAGTCCCTGGCCTGCCAGACGAAGCTGAGGGGACCTCGCGCGCCTCGTCCTGTTCTGCGGTGTCTGCATTCCCCTCCGCAACgaaggaagcagcggcggacTGCTGAAGCATCCGCACAACACTCATTCGGAAGACGGAGTGCCGAGGCCAGGCGCGGACGTCTTCAACAGAGTCCAcccagcgctgcagccagTACATCACCACATTCGTGCGTCTTGCCCGCGCATCGCCATGTGGCCCCGCCTGCTCGCTGGACCACATGTGTGCTGGGCAGCCGACAGCCGGAGGCACCGCTACCCCGATGTTCTCCGACAAGGACGCAGCCTTCATGCGCGAGGTGTGGGATGGAGAAGCAGAGTCCTGCATGAACCAccactccacctccgccaagGGTGTCAGCACACAAAGCGCGACACAGTCAGCAGGAACCCCTGCGGAAGTGCGGGACGAAGTCGAGGTCGAGGCCTGGGGCTGCTTCGATCGCTTCGACACGGCACTGGTCCACGCATCAGCCAGGTATTCTTGAGAAGTCGCACTCCCACACCTCAACTGCAGGTCGTGTAGCACCGCCCAGTCTTGGTAACGGACACACGACGTCGCCACCGTGGAGCCCGGGTTGGAAGCCTGAAGCAGCCGAAGCGCGCTATCGAGAAATCGCCTCTGCTCCTCGTGTTGCCACTccgtctgcagctgccgccactgcagggAATGAGGTAGGCAATACACCGTGCAGCAGTCGTGGAAAGTATCCCCATTATTGATCGAGTCGATGGGACGAACTGACGTCGGGAGGccccccgcagcagcgtgcagcacctcttccacagCCGCGAGAAG is a window from the Leishmania panamensis strain MHOM/PA/94/PSC-1 chromosome 2 sequence genome containing:
- a CDS encoding cytochrome b-domain protein, putative (TriTrypDB/GeneDB-style sysID: LpmP.02.0010) translates to MPTFYTKDEVAAHNVKENGWLIINNSVYDVSKFYDDHPGGRDPLLAHIGTNATEAFEAVNHSRGAKYKLEELKVGELSENERRHYISLEQVAAKKSANGAWFVINNKVYDVTKFLDLHPGGRDILLCNAGGDATQAFTDNGHSPAAYKMMSTYAIGDLEPSERKVFVTQKATGERSSATTAMVGVKSGNESLLIQIQQQLKLLIIVALFIIAGVFFLT
- a CDS encoding hypothetical protein (TriTrypDB/GeneDB-style sysID: LpmP.02.0020); translated protein: MLTPLSMPAPNTVAVRVPFYYQANEGSKGAEMRADRASAPMELVFVTNVFIEVIAFGTRFFWVHISESPTSQYVPRLGTCSVAVGLQLSRDDGRGSISSSLLMEYEATRQQDTSAGANSSVQSAFSTSLSQRLVRGIAKQLGTQATVYVNCAIEGERCLSLLGTDGGSGFDMTFQFGALVYRETFQLVAQQWDV
- a CDS encoding hypothetical protein (TriTrypDB/GeneDB-style sysID: LpmP.02.0030), with amino-acid sequence MLKKVLKIKGVEGRTALVEFAVNKRVKYLEYLKELHSEEGSLWMNTVHLDLYEIGKYFNVADACLPADRGGVSKAGLIRLPAEKPVAVAASTTGARPSLSSNASADPNVAEADFITVSIANAPAAIQQRSSSAEDWARYYLPCYVALAISLSEILLVPIGGEEFVECFYGLLLELEVAYASGAASKALAQRNLRQFRQHVSRGLKSLLQTSTDAEARDGVPTLPVTTTSSDLDAQVKYIFLNQRHLEYTAASPSYDAVIPALCSVLMFAYRKLCDYELMREEECVRRILSIDKRLERLFFAHVSHEVDKIANHKLLREAYLLSTGALFADLLAESAHRGASSDAAIGGGADFVTDLLMQHQEHRGSSSLKAAGKKGFDSSSDEEDDGTVWFGPGVDQ